One uncultured Alphaproteobacteria bacterium genomic region harbors:
- a CDS encoding Ner-like DNA-binding protein, producing the protein MKREPTTPEVPTNPTVRRAWIGFQFRIRGLSFRAVAKGEDVSQQAFSAAMLGGGSSHLQEVAARLLDLTPQQLFPELYDASGRRLLNTRPPNRTTRRGGGNGKSEEAA; encoded by the coding sequence ATGAAACGCGAACCCACAACCCCCGAAGTGCCGACCAATCCCACCGTTAGGCGGGCGTGGATCGGCTTTCAGTTCCGCATTCGCGGTCTGTCATTTCGCGCCGTCGCCAAAGGCGAAGACGTGTCTCAGCAGGCGTTTTCGGCGGCGATGCTCGGCGGCGGAAGTTCGCATCTGCAAGAGGTTGCCGCTCGGCTCCTCGATCTCACCCCCCAGCAGCTGTTCCCGGAACTCTACGACGCTTCCGGCCGTCGGCTGCTGAACACCCGACCCCCGAACCGTACCACGCGGCGCGGGGGCGGCAATGGCAAAAGCGAAGAGGCGGCCTAG
- a CDS encoding putative Phage repressor (Evidence 3 : Function proposed based on presence of conserved amino acid motif, structural feature or limited homology): protein MAGVSPDQLARYIKGQSSPPFEVLAKLAIAKGVSLDWVATGTGAMRHDDLVATIRPAGPQSRGVPIYDAALSLGQGRLNGDAPVVGYLDLPDEYVRDVLHAPPGKVVVAYSSGDSMSPTIKDHDLVLINTAVDTFSRDDLYAFSFKEEGYIKRLQRAGDAVVVHSDNPAYTDWSITGTELRELRVIGRVVGIIQRP from the coding sequence ATGGCGGGTGTCTCTCCGGACCAGCTCGCCCGCTACATCAAGGGCCAGAGCTCGCCGCCGTTCGAGGTTCTCGCGAAGCTGGCGATAGCTAAGGGAGTGTCACTGGATTGGGTGGCGACGGGCACGGGAGCAATGCGCCACGACGACCTCGTGGCTACGATCCGCCCAGCTGGGCCGCAGTCGCGCGGTGTGCCGATCTACGACGCCGCTCTGAGTCTCGGGCAAGGTCGCCTGAATGGCGATGCGCCGGTCGTCGGCTATCTCGACCTACCCGATGAATATGTGCGCGACGTTCTGCACGCGCCGCCGGGAAAGGTGGTGGTGGCCTATAGCTCCGGCGATTCCATGTCGCCCACCATCAAGGATCACGACTTGGTGCTGATCAACACCGCCGTCGACACCTTCAGCCGCGACGATCTCTACGCCTTTTCGTTCAAGGAAGAGGGCTATATCAAGCGCCTGCAGCGGGCGGGCGACGCCGTCGTTGTCCACTCCGACAACCCGGCGTATACCGACTGGAGCATCACCGGCACCGAGCTCCGCGAGCTTCGCGTGATCGGCCGCGTGGTAGGGATCATCCAGCGCCCCTGA
- a CDS encoding hypothetical protein (Evidence 5 : No homology to any previously reported sequences) — translation MMDTLTTMERELLAVVRRMEVERKAQDALSAQKLESLTLQVNDLAGVCETLRKALDAG, via the coding sequence ATGATGGACACTTTAACGACGATGGAGCGCGAACTGCTGGCCGTGGTGCGGCGGATGGAGGTCGAACGGAAGGCGCAGGATGCGCTGTCGGCACAAAAGCTCGAGAGTTTGACGCTGCAAGTGAACGACTTGGCCGGAGTGTGCGAGACCTTGCGGAAAGCTCTGGACGCGGGGTGA
- a CDS encoding putative cold shock protein y4cH (Evidence 3 : Function proposed based on presence of conserved amino acid motif, structural feature or limited homology) — translation MATGTVKWFNAQKGFGFIAPDEGGGDAFVHISAVERSGIGSLSEGQKVGFELLADSRSGKMSAENLKILA, via the coding sequence ATGGCCACAGGCACCGTGAAATGGTTTAACGCCCAGAAGGGCTTCGGCTTCATCGCACCGGACGAAGGCGGCGGTGACGCGTTTGTGCATATCAGCGCCGTCGAGCGCTCGGGCATCGGTAGTCTGAGCGAAGGGCAGAAGGTCGGCTTCGAACTTCTTGCCGACAGTCGGAGCGGCAAGATGTCGGCCGAGAATCTCAAGATTCTCGCCTAA
- the ndvB gene encoding Protein NdvB yields MLLIPILRVFFRRFDPSSPWNDKPAVRQELFGGERLEQHARSLAAAQAITAKPPVVPSLHARLRDNARVLRAAYKASAEELESGQGQVPAAKWLLDNYHLVETQIREIRNDMPPGYYRQLPKLADGPFAGYPRVFGLAWAFVAHTDSHFDPEILSRFIVAYQSVQPLTIGELWAVSITLRIVLIENLRRLAEQITIGRREYALADAFADRVLLQGAAVSAAEADAMAGASKPLSERFAAHLAKRLRDQDPTLLPALGWLEDQLNMQNTTVDDVVRHYQQHQGAANVTVRNIITSMRLISDVDWTELFERVSLVDVRLGAASGFAAMDFPTRNLYRSAIEQLARGSGMTELEVVDHVLDAAAMSARLATDPAVAGRVGDPGYHLIAEGRRALERAIGFRPSARLWISRLSIRLGIRGYVLAIFAVTALILAFAAGMLAALGVGVAWLAAFAVLGFVPASDVATALVNRAVTWNFGASALPGLELANGVPESLRTLVAVPTLLGNEADLREQIERLEVHHLAGAGGELAFALLADGVDAEHEELAGDAPLLAVAAAAIAALNQRYGPCPGGGDRFLLLHRRRLFNPAEGMWMGWERKRGKLHELNRLLRGAADTTFVPVAGLTQTLPADVRYVLTLDADTRLPRDAALRLIGKMAHPLNRPSFSADGRRITDGYGILQPRVTPALPLGREGSLFQRVFSGPSGVDPYAAAVSDVYQDLFGEGSYTGKGIYDLDAFETALAGRVPDNAMLSHDLFEGVFARAGLASDIEVVEEFPARYDVAAKRRHRWMRGDWQLLPWVLGAQAATPDLPPVGRWKMVDNLRRSLQAPFILALLALVWLLPMPAGIVGGGFVLATLAVPAFLASLFAILPRVGVGMLSHAAALGADLRLAALQTLLNAAFLADEAWRAGDAIVRTLARLAISREHLLEWTTAAQSGGKPRLGLPGFYAEMGAGTALGLALAIGACAANPAAWPAILPFGVLWAIAPALAMWASRSPPVPHKTALSDAGQRDMRLIALRTWRYFVTFVTPADNMLPPDNFQEDPHPTVAHRTSPTNIGLYLLSAIVARDFGWAGTRETVDRLEATFATLAKMPRYRGHLFNWYDTRDLRVLDPAYVSSVDSGNLAGHLIAAANACEEWLDGQASAELRQGVADLVAVAVQALAGLPIASGERGRRLGATLAEIEVQLHGAQAGTSLFPTLMRLSDKAGRAAAEIVGMDRDAASQDLIFWTEALKRVVGEHQRDAAESRDPSPLRQRLQALADAARELAEGMEFGFLLDADRKLLAIGYSLSDRRVDENCYDLLASEARLASLFAIAKGDVPTRHWFRLGRSAIPVGSGSALISWSGSMFEYLMPSLVMRAPVGSLLEQTSRLVVARQQSYARALGVPWGISESAFNARDLEFTYQYSNFGVPGLGLKRGLASNTVIAPYATGLAAMVDPQGAHRNYARLLGIGALGRHGFYEAIDYTPSRLPDGAEMAIVRSYMAHHQGMTIVAIGNLLHDGAMRLRFHREPMIQASELLLQERMPRDAPTMKSHPDAEKLFPEDPGADVSASRRVRASAPGPPITHLLSNGRYAVMLTASGMGYSRWRDIAVTRWREDATCDLMGSRIFLRDVQSEQVRSAAMQPNEIDADAGDVVFGEDHARFTRRDGPLTTVLDVLVSGEDDGEVRRVSLTNSSSRRREIAITSYSEVVLTTPAADAAHPAFAKLFVETEYLPEFGALIATRRPRADDEPHAWAAHFAVVEGDVAADPEHETDRARFLGRCHSVETAPAVIDGLPLSGTVGTVLDPIFALRQRVVVSPGEVVRVAFWTVVAGSREKLLELIDKHHDRNAFGRAKTLAWTQAQVQLRHLDIDAEQAADFQRLAAPLLYADARFRPHSDVILRGAGPQSGLWAHGISGDLPIVLVRIDEAEDMPLLREVLKAHEYWRMKRLAVDLVIVNERASSYIQDLQNAIETAVRSSQSRPRFGGDSAKGSVVALRADLISLDARVLLQSVARIVLNARRGLIAEQLARLPQPRIRPLPIRRRRAFAAAPQPPSAAAEALEFFNGLGGFDRDGREYVVHLGPGQTTPAPWINVIANPVFGFQVSAEGSGFTWADNSRENQITPWSNDPVIDPVGEAIYVRDEVTGEVWGATAQPVRDDGLYVARHGFGYSRFTHEAGGISLDLLQYVPVADPIKISRLTLTNLSDRPRRLSVTAYAEWVLGTSRGASAPFVTTEIEASTGAMFARNRWGLAFPGRVGFADLGGRQTGWTADRTEFLGRDGNTATPAALARSVPLSGRIGAGLDPCAALRCIVDLVPGDSVEVVSFLGQSASAEDARDLVVRYREANLDAVFADVTAQWEKLLGAVQVRTPDRAMDILLNGWLLYQTIACRVWARSAFYQASGAYGFRDQIQDGMALSLAMPEETRAHLLRAAARQFVEGDVQHWWLPHSGAGVRTRISDDRAWLAYAVAIYVATSGDKSILDERVPFLEGALLHPDEESAFYQPLVAETTASVFEHCALGLDRSLETLGVHGLPLIGTGDWNDGMSRVGARGKGESVWLGWMVLRTVDLFAPLAETRAAERAASWRAQAIALRAAIEREAWDGDWYRRATFDDGTWLGSKDSEECRIDSIAQSWAVLSGAADPARAATAMASLDRHLIRRDDQLALLFAPPFDKTHHDPGYIKGYPPGLRENGGQYSHAAMWSILAHARLSDGDKAAELFALLNPINHARTPGDVARYKVEPYVVAADVYSVAPHVGRGGWTWYTGSAGWMYRAGVEGLLGVRREGEVLLVAPCLPKSWPEFSLVVTVTETRYDIRVAAKEAGASPRATCDGVETGCPGGQARLPLDGGRHRFEMWV; encoded by the coding sequence GTGCTCTTGATCCCGATTTTGCGGGTTTTCTTCCGACGTTTCGATCCGTCCTCTCCGTGGAACGACAAGCCTGCGGTTCGGCAGGAGCTTTTCGGCGGGGAACGGCTCGAGCAGCATGCGCGAAGCCTTGCCGCGGCGCAGGCGATTACCGCGAAGCCGCCGGTGGTGCCGTCGCTGCATGCCCGCCTGCGCGACAACGCACGCGTGCTGCGCGCCGCCTACAAGGCGAGCGCGGAGGAACTGGAAAGCGGTCAAGGCCAGGTTCCGGCGGCGAAGTGGCTGCTCGACAACTACCACCTCGTGGAAACCCAGATCCGCGAAATCCGCAACGACATGCCGCCCGGATACTATCGCCAGTTGCCCAAGCTCGCCGATGGCCCGTTCGCGGGCTATCCACGGGTGTTCGGGCTCGCCTGGGCGTTCGTCGCCCATACCGACAGCCATTTCGATCCCGAGATTCTCAGCCGCTTCATCGTCGCCTATCAATCGGTGCAGCCCCTCACCATCGGCGAGTTGTGGGCGGTGTCGATCACGCTGCGCATCGTGTTGATCGAAAATCTCCGGCGTCTGGCGGAGCAGATCACCATCGGGCGGCGCGAATATGCCCTCGCCGACGCCTTCGCCGACCGGGTGCTGCTACAGGGGGCGGCGGTCTCCGCCGCCGAGGCGGATGCGATGGCGGGCGCGTCGAAGCCGCTGTCGGAGCGCTTCGCCGCGCATCTCGCAAAGCGCCTGCGCGACCAGGATCCCACCCTCCTGCCTGCGCTCGGATGGCTCGAAGACCAGCTCAACATGCAGAACACCACGGTCGATGACGTGGTGCGCCACTACCAGCAACACCAGGGCGCCGCCAACGTCACGGTGCGCAACATCATCACCAGCATGCGCCTGATCTCCGACGTCGACTGGACCGAACTGTTCGAGCGGGTCAGCCTCGTCGACGTGCGCCTCGGCGCGGCAAGCGGCTTTGCCGCCATGGATTTCCCCACCCGCAATCTCTATCGCAGCGCGATCGAGCAGCTCGCGCGCGGTTCGGGCATGACCGAGCTTGAGGTCGTCGACCACGTCCTCGACGCCGCCGCGATGTCGGCGCGGCTCGCCACCGACCCGGCGGTCGCCGGACGGGTCGGCGATCCCGGCTATCACCTGATCGCCGAGGGCCGCCGCGCCCTCGAACGGGCGATCGGTTTCCGTCCGTCGGCACGGCTGTGGATCAGCCGCCTGAGCATCCGCCTGGGGATTCGGGGGTACGTCCTCGCGATCTTCGCAGTCACCGCGCTGATCCTGGCCTTCGCAGCGGGAATGCTCGCCGCGCTCGGTGTCGGCGTGGCTTGGCTTGCGGCGTTTGCAGTGCTCGGCTTCGTGCCCGCGAGCGACGTTGCAACCGCCCTGGTCAACCGCGCCGTGACGTGGAATTTCGGTGCGTCGGCGCTGCCCGGCCTCGAACTCGCGAACGGCGTGCCCGAGAGCCTGCGTACCCTCGTCGCGGTGCCGACGTTGCTCGGCAACGAGGCCGACCTGCGCGAGCAGATCGAACGCCTCGAAGTCCATCACCTCGCCGGGGCGGGCGGCGAACTGGCTTTTGCCTTGCTGGCCGACGGGGTCGACGCGGAACACGAGGAGCTCGCGGGCGATGCGCCGCTGCTCGCGGTCGCGGCGGCGGCGATCGCCGCGCTGAACCAGCGCTACGGTCCCTGCCCGGGTGGCGGCGACCGCTTCCTGTTGCTGCATCGCCGCCGCCTGTTCAATCCCGCCGAAGGCATGTGGATGGGGTGGGAGCGCAAGCGCGGCAAGCTCCACGAACTCAATCGCCTGCTCCGCGGCGCAGCCGACACCACCTTCGTGCCGGTGGCGGGGTTGACCCAGACCCTCCCCGCCGACGTGCGCTATGTGCTCACGCTGGACGCCGACACCCGCCTGCCGCGCGACGCCGCGCTGCGCCTGATCGGCAAGATGGCGCACCCGCTCAATCGCCCGAGCTTCAGCGCCGACGGGCGGCGGATCACCGATGGCTACGGCATTCTCCAGCCCCGGGTGACGCCCGCATTGCCGCTGGGGCGCGAAGGGTCGTTGTTCCAGCGGGTGTTCTCCGGCCCGAGCGGCGTCGACCCCTATGCGGCGGCGGTCTCTGACGTCTACCAGGACCTGTTCGGCGAGGGCTCGTACACCGGCAAGGGGATCTATGATCTCGACGCCTTCGAGACCGCACTCGCCGGGCGGGTGCCCGACAACGCGATGCTGAGCCACGATCTGTTCGAGGGCGTTTTCGCCCGCGCCGGGCTCGCCTCCGACATCGAGGTGGTCGAGGAATTCCCGGCGCGCTACGACGTCGCGGCGAAACGCCGCCACCGCTGGATGCGCGGCGACTGGCAACTCTTGCCGTGGGTTCTGGGCGCGCAAGCCGCGACGCCGGATCTGCCGCCGGTGGGACGCTGGAAGATGGTGGACAACCTCCGGCGTTCGCTTCAGGCACCGTTCATCCTTGCGCTTCTCGCGCTGGTCTGGTTGCTGCCGATGCCTGCCGGGATCGTCGGCGGCGGTTTCGTCCTTGCGACGCTGGCGGTTCCGGCGTTTCTCGCGTCGCTGTTCGCGATCCTGCCGCGCGTCGGCGTCGGCATGCTCAGCCATGCGGCAGCGCTGGGAGCGGACCTGCGCCTCGCCGCCTTGCAGACTCTCCTGAACGCCGCGTTCCTGGCGGACGAGGCCTGGCGGGCGGGCGACGCGATCGTCCGGACTTTGGCGCGGCTGGCGATCAGCCGCGAGCACCTGCTGGAATGGACCACCGCCGCCCAGTCCGGCGGCAAGCCGCGCCTCGGGCTGCCCGGGTTCTATGCCGAGATGGGGGCGGGGACCGCGCTCGGCCTCGCCCTGGCGATCGGTGCGTGTGCCGCCAATCCGGCGGCATGGCCCGCGATCCTGCCGTTCGGCGTGCTCTGGGCGATTGCTCCGGCGCTTGCGATGTGGGCCAGCCGGTCGCCGCCGGTGCCGCACAAAACCGCGCTGTCCGACGCGGGCCAGCGCGACATGCGGTTGATCGCGCTCCGCACCTGGCGCTATTTCGTCACCTTCGTCACTCCCGCCGACAACATGCTGCCGCCGGACAACTTTCAGGAAGATCCGCACCCCACGGTCGCGCATCGCACCTCGCCGACCAACATCGGCCTGTATCTCCTGTCGGCGATCGTCGCCCGCGACTTCGGCTGGGCGGGCACCCGCGAGACCGTCGACCGGCTCGAGGCGACGTTCGCCACTCTGGCGAAAATGCCGCGCTATCGCGGCCATTTGTTCAATTGGTACGACACCCGCGACCTGCGCGTGCTCGACCCGGCCTATGTCTCGTCGGTCGACAGCGGCAACCTCGCCGGGCACCTGATCGCCGCCGCCAACGCCTGCGAGGAATGGCTGGACGGCCAGGCCTCGGCCGAACTGCGGCAGGGCGTGGCGGACCTGGTCGCGGTGGCGGTGCAGGCGCTTGCCGGATTGCCGATCGCGAGCGGCGAACGCGGGCGACGCCTCGGCGCGACCCTTGCCGAGATCGAGGTTCAGCTTCACGGCGCGCAGGCCGGAACCTCGCTGTTCCCGACGCTCATGCGGTTGAGCGACAAGGCCGGACGCGCCGCGGCCGAGATCGTCGGCATGGATCGCGACGCGGCATCCCAGGACCTGATCTTCTGGACCGAGGCGCTGAAGCGGGTGGTCGGCGAACACCAGCGCGATGCCGCCGAAAGCCGCGATCCGTCGCCCCTGCGGCAGCGCCTCCAGGCTCTCGCCGATGCCGCGCGGGAACTCGCCGAGGGGATGGAATTCGGCTTCCTCCTCGACGCCGACCGCAAGCTCCTGGCGATCGGCTATTCGCTGTCGGATCGCCGCGTCGACGAAAACTGCTACGACCTGCTCGCCTCCGAGGCGCGACTCGCGAGCCTGTTCGCGATTGCCAAGGGCGACGTTCCGACGCGGCACTGGTTCCGCCTCGGGCGCTCGGCGATTCCGGTGGGGAGCGGCTCGGCGCTGATTTCGTGGTCGGGGTCGATGTTCGAATATCTGATGCCGTCGCTGGTGATGCGCGCGCCGGTCGGCAGCCTGCTCGAGCAGACCAGCCGTCTCGTGGTGGCGCGCCAGCAGAGCTACGCCCGCGCCCTCGGCGTGCCGTGGGGGATCTCGGAATCCGCGTTCAACGCCCGCGATCTCGAATTCACCTACCAGTATTCGAACTTCGGCGTGCCCGGCCTCGGCCTGAAGCGCGGGCTGGCGAGCAACACCGTGATCGCGCCCTACGCCACCGGCCTCGCCGCGATGGTCGACCCGCAGGGCGCGCATCGCAATTACGCGCGGCTCCTCGGGATCGGCGCGCTCGGCCGCCACGGCTTCTACGAAGCGATCGACTACACCCCGTCGCGCCTGCCCGACGGCGCCGAGATGGCGATCGTGCGCAGCTACATGGCGCACCACCAGGGGATGACCATCGTCGCGATCGGCAATCTCCTGCATGACGGTGCGATGCGCCTGCGCTTCCACCGCGAGCCGATGATCCAGGCGAGCGAGCTGCTGTTGCAGGAGCGGATGCCGCGCGACGCGCCGACGATGAAGTCGCACCCCGATGCGGAAAAGCTGTTCCCCGAGGACCCCGGCGCGGACGTCTCGGCCTCCCGCCGCGTGCGCGCATCCGCTCCCGGGCCGCCGATCACCCACCTGCTCTCCAACGGCCGCTACGCGGTGATGCTCACCGCTTCGGGCATGGGCTACAGCCGCTGGCGCGACATCGCCGTCACCCGCTGGCGCGAAGACGCGACCTGCGACCTCATGGGCTCGCGGATTTTCCTCCGCGACGTCCAGTCCGAACAGGTGAGGTCGGCTGCGATGCAGCCCAACGAGATCGATGCCGACGCGGGCGACGTGGTGTTCGGCGAGGATCACGCCCGCTTCACCCGCCGCGACGGTCCGCTCACCACCGTTCTCGACGTGCTGGTTTCGGGCGAGGACGACGGCGAGGTGCGCCGGGTTTCGCTGACCAACAGCAGCAGCCGCCGGCGTGAAATCGCAATCACCTCCTACAGCGAAGTGGTGTTGACCACGCCCGCCGCCGATGCGGCGCACCCGGCGTTCGCCAAGCTGTTCGTCGAGACCGAGTACTTGCCGGAATTCGGCGCGCTGATCGCGACCCGCCGGCCGCGCGCGGACGACGAACCGCATGCCTGGGCGGCGCACTTCGCGGTGGTCGAGGGGGACGTCGCGGCCGATCCCGAGCATGAAACCGACCGCGCCCGCTTCCTCGGCCGCTGCCATTCGGTCGAAACCGCGCCGGCGGTGATCGACGGCTTGCCGCTCTCCGGCACCGTCGGCACCGTCCTCGATCCGATCTTCGCGCTGCGCCAGCGCGTCGTCGTATCGCCGGGCGAGGTGGTGCGGGTGGCGTTCTGGACGGTGGTCGCCGGATCGCGGGAGAAGTTGCTCGAACTCATCGACAAGCACCACGACCGCAACGCCTTCGGCCGCGCCAAGACCCTCGCCTGGACCCAGGCGCAGGTGCAGTTGCGCCACCTCGACATCGACGCCGAGCAGGCCGCCGACTTCCAGCGCCTCGCCGCGCCGCTCCTCTACGCCGACGCGCGCTTCCGCCCGCATTCCGACGTGATCCTGCGCGGCGCGGGTCCGCAGTCGGGTCTGTGGGCGCATGGCATCTCGGGCGACCTGCCGATCGTCCTGGTGCGGATCGACGAGGCCGAGGACATGCCGCTGCTGCGCGAGGTTCTGAAAGCGCACGAATACTGGCGGATGAAGCGCCTCGCCGTCGACCTGGTGATCGTCAACGAACGCGCGTCGTCCTACATCCAGGACCTCCAGAACGCGATCGAGACGGCGGTGCGCAGCAGCCAGTCGCGCCCCCGCTTCGGCGGCGATTCCGCCAAGGGTTCGGTGGTCGCCCTGCGCGCCGACCTGATCAGCCTCGATGCCCGGGTCCTGTTGCAATCGGTCGCGCGGATCGTCTTGAACGCGCGCCGCGGATTGATCGCGGAACAGCTTGCGCGCTTGCCCCAGCCGCGCATCCGGCCGCTGCCGATACGCCGCCGCAGGGCTTTCGCCGCCGCGCCGCAGCCGCCCTCCGCCGCGGCCGAGGCGCTGGAATTCTTCAACGGTCTCGGCGGTTTCGATCGCGACGGGCGGGAATACGTGGTCCACCTCGGGCCGGGCCAGACCACGCCCGCGCCGTGGATCAACGTGATCGCCAATCCGGTATTCGGGTTCCAGGTTTCGGCGGAAGGCAGCGGCTTCACCTGGGCCGACAACAGCCGCGAGAACCAGATCACCCCGTGGTCCAACGATCCGGTGATCGACCCGGTGGGCGAGGCGATCTACGTTCGCGACGAAGTCACCGGCGAAGTCTGGGGCGCGACCGCCCAGCCGGTGCGCGACGACGGCCTCTACGTCGCCCGCCACGGCTTCGGCTATTCCCGCTTCACCCACGAAGCGGGCGGGATTTCCCTCGATCTGTTGCAATACGTGCCGGTTGCCGACCCGATCAAGATTTCGCGCCTGACTCTCACGAATCTGTCCGACCGGCCGCGGCGGCTGTCCGTCACCGCCTATGCCGAATGGGTGCTCGGCACCTCGCGCGGCGCGTCTGCGCCGTTCGTCACCACCGAGATCGAAGCCTCCACCGGCGCGATGTTCGCGCGCAACCGCTGGGGCCTCGCCTTCCCCGGACGGGTCGGGTTCGCCGACCTCGGTGGCCGCCAGACCGGCTGGACCGCCGACCGCACCGAATTCCTCGGCCGCGACGGCAACACCGCAACGCCCGCCGCGCTCGCCCGCTCGGTGCCACTTTCGGGACGGATCGGCGCGGGGCTCGACCCTTGCGCCGCGCTGCGCTGCATCGTCGATCTCGTGCCGGGGGACAGCGTCGAGGTGGTCTCCTTCCTCGGCCAGAGCGCCTCGGCGGAAGACGCGCGCGATCTCGTCGTCCGGTATCGCGAGGCCAACCTCGACGCGGTGTTCGCCGATGTCACCGCGCAGTGGGAAAAGCTGCTCGGGGCAGTGCAGGTGCGCACGCCCGACCGCGCCATGGATATCCTGCTGAACGGCTGGCTGCTCTACCAGACCATCGCCTGCCGGGTCTGGGCGCGCTCGGCGTTCTACCAGGCGAGCGGCGCCTACGGCTTCCGCGACCAGATCCAGGACGGCATGGCGCTGTCGCTGGCGATGCCCGAGGAAACCCGCGCCCATCTGCTGCGCGCCGCGGCGCGCCAGTTCGTCGAGGGCGACGTGCAGCATTGGTGGCTGCCCCACTCGGGCGCGGGGGTGCGCACCCGGATTTCCGACGACCGCGCCTGGCTCGCCTACGCAGTGGCGATCTATGTCGCAACCTCGGGCGACAAAAGCATTCTCGACGAGCGCGTACCGTTCCTCGAAGGGGCGCTGCTGCACCCCGACGAAGAGTCGGCGTTTTATCAGCCGCTGGTGGCGGAAACCACGGCGTCGGTGTTCGAGCACTGCGCCCTCGGCCTCGACCGCAGCCTCGAAACCCTCGGCGTGCACGGCCTGCCGCTGATCGGCACCGGCGACTGGAACGACGGCATGAGCCGCGTCGGTGCGCGCGGCAAGGGCGAAAGCGTGTGGCTCGGCTGGATGGTGTTGCGCACCGTCGACCTGTTCGCGCCGCTGGCGGAAACCCGCGCCGCGGAACGCGCCGCCTCCTGGCGGGCGCAGGCGATCGCACTGCGCGCCGCCATCGAACGCGAAGCCTGGGATGGCGACTGGTATCGCCGCGCCACCTTCGACGACGGCACCTGGCTCGGCTCGAAGGACAGCGAGGAATGCCGGATCGATTCGATCGCCCAGTCCTGGGCGGTGCTCTCGGGTGCGGCCGACCCGGCGCGCGCGGCGACGGCGATGGCCTCCCTCGACCGCCACCTGATCCGGCGCGACGACCAGCTCGCGTTGCTGTTCGCCCCGCCGTTCGACAAGACCCACCACGATCCGGGCTATATCAAGGGCTATCCGCCGGGCCTGCGGGAAAACGGCGGCCAGTACAGCCACGCCGCGATGTGGTCGATCCTCGCCCATGCACGGCTGAGCGACGGCGACAAGGCCGCCGAACTGTTCGCGTTGCTCAATCCGATCAACCACGCCCGCACCCCCGGCGACGTCGCGCGCTACAAGGTCGAGCCCTACGTCGTCGCCGCCGACGTTTACTCCGTCGCGCCCCACGTCGGGCGGGGCGGCTGGACCTGGTACACCGGCTCGGCGGGGTGGATGTATCGCGCCGGGGTCGAGGGATTGCTGGGGGTGCGGCGCGAGGGCGAGGTATTGCTCGTCGCGCCCTGCCTCCCGAAGAGCTGGCC